One Pseudodesulfovibrio senegalensis DNA segment encodes these proteins:
- a CDS encoding GGDEF domain-containing protein has protein sequence MDMEFYKDVLESLTDGVYFVDRDRVVTFWNKGAERISGYSAQEIVGKSCADNYLRHVDDDGNELCLQGCPLAATMDDGQSREANVYMHHKFGHRIPVFVRSSAMRDEKGEVIGAVEVFADNSRNVSILKEMEELRKEVLTDQLTGVGNRRYADIILERLDNAMRDHGVPYGALFVDIDFFKTVNDSWGHHVGDRVLNMVAQTLSGALRPLDSVCRWGGEEFVVLISNVEDPGLGTLAERLRMLVERSWVDHEDGTIRVTASFGGAVAGQGDTPEGVIARADGQLYLSKDSGRNCVHINHKKTSAGLPAKAGRREEQG, from the coding sequence ATGGATATGGAATTCTACAAGGACGTGCTCGAGTCCCTGACGGACGGTGTCTATTTTGTGGACCGGGACAGGGTGGTGACCTTCTGGAACAAGGGCGCCGAGCGCATCAGCGGCTATTCCGCGCAGGAGATCGTGGGCAAGAGCTGCGCGGACAACTATCTGCGCCACGTGGACGATGACGGCAACGAACTCTGCCTGCAGGGGTGTCCGTTGGCCGCGACCATGGACGACGGCCAGTCCCGGGAAGCCAATGTGTACATGCATCACAAGTTCGGGCATCGCATTCCCGTTTTTGTGCGCTCGTCGGCCATGCGCGATGAAAAGGGCGAGGTCATCGGCGCGGTGGAGGTCTTTGCGGACAACAGCAGAAACGTAAGCATCCTCAAGGAAATGGAAGAGCTGCGCAAGGAAGTGCTCACCGACCAGCTCACGGGCGTGGGCAATCGCAGGTATGCGGACATCATCCTCGAGCGGCTGGATAACGCCATGCGCGATCATGGCGTGCCGTACGGGGCGCTGTTCGTGGACATCGATTTTTTCAAAACCGTCAACGACAGCTGGGGTCATCATGTGGGCGATCGTGTGCTGAACATGGTGGCGCAGACCCTTTCGGGCGCATTGCGGCCTCTGGATTCGGTGTGCCGCTGGGGCGGCGAGGAATTCGTGGTTTTGATTTCCAATGTGGAAGACCCCGGTCTGGGCACGCTGGCGGAGCGGCTCCGCATGCTCGTGGAGAGATCGTGGGTGGACCATGAGGACGGAACCATCCGGGTGACTGCATCCTTTGGCGGGGCTGTCGCCGGGCAGGGAGATACTCCGGAAGGCGTGATCGCCCGCGCGGATGGTCAGCTGTATCTGAGCAAGGATTCCGGTCGCAACTGCGTGCATATCAATCACAAAAAGACATCGGCGGGCCTGCCAGCAAAAGCGGGGAGGAGGGAGGAACAAGGATAA
- the infA gene encoding translation initiation factor IF-1 encodes MAKEEGIQVQGTVEEALPNAMFRVQLENGHEVLAHISGKMRKFRIRVMPGDTVTVELSPYDLTRGRITFRPR; translated from the coding sequence ATGGCCAAGGAAGAAGGCATTCAGGTCCAGGGCACGGTTGAAGAAGCCCTGCCCAACGCCATGTTTCGTGTGCAGCTCGAAAACGGGCACGAAGTGCTCGCCCATATTTCCGGCAAGATGCGCAAATTCCGCATCCGGGTCATGCCCGGCGATACCGTCACGGTAGAGCTTTCCCCGTATGACCTGACCCGCGGTCGCATCACCTTCCGGCCCCGTTAA
- a CDS encoding DegQ family serine endoprotease yields the protein MHRKHILLAALILCLAVPVQARAKSSLPVFTDLAERAGRAVVNISTVKVVEQQKNPLIRQAPIPEGHPFREFFDQFDKFFGQQPNRPHKERSLGSGFIITPDGYIVTNNHVIQDADKVTIRLREGGPTHEAKIIGRDPETDLALIKIDVDQDLPVLEFGDSDDAKVGEWVVAIGNPFGLGHTVTAGIISAKGRIIGAGPFDNFIQTDASINPGNSGGPLIDMDGKVIGINTAIIPSGEGLGFAIPSSGAKAIIEQLKSGKTIQRGWLGVSIRGLSETDAKALGMKEPAGALVASVFEGDPADQAGVKQGDVIIAVNGKDVADNAELLRKIATLKPGDKARLTIWRGGRKLTRTVTLGERTTASAAQARPGKPQTASVMGMQVRPVANRQEAKALGLKKAEGLVIVDIDPSSTASEEGLRQGDVIMQANQKPVNSASELESIVKGSKSRGAVMFLLKRQGQNIFIALPIDK from the coding sequence ATGCATCGTAAACACATATTGCTGGCGGCACTCATTCTCTGTCTTGCCGTGCCGGTTCAGGCCCGGGCGAAATCGAGCCTGCCTGTCTTCACCGACCTTGCCGAGCGCGCAGGGCGAGCCGTGGTCAACATCAGCACGGTCAAAGTCGTCGAGCAACAGAAAAACCCGCTGATCCGCCAGGCGCCCATTCCCGAGGGCCATCCCTTCCGCGAATTTTTCGACCAGTTCGACAAATTCTTCGGACAGCAGCCCAACCGGCCGCACAAGGAACGCTCCCTCGGTTCCGGGTTCATCATCACCCCGGACGGATATATCGTTACCAACAACCACGTCATTCAGGACGCGGACAAGGTGACCATTCGCCTGCGCGAGGGCGGCCCCACCCATGAGGCAAAAATCATCGGGCGCGACCCGGAAACCGACCTGGCCCTGATCAAGATCGACGTGGATCAGGACCTGCCGGTGCTGGAGTTCGGCGATTCCGATGACGCCAAGGTGGGCGAATGGGTCGTGGCCATCGGCAACCCGTTCGGCCTTGGTCACACGGTCACCGCAGGCATCATCAGCGCCAAGGGACGCATCATCGGCGCCGGCCCGTTCGACAACTTCATCCAGACCGATGCCAGCATCAACCCGGGCAACTCGGGCGGTCCGCTCATCGACATGGACGGCAAGGTCATCGGCATCAACACCGCCATCATTCCCTCGGGCGAGGGGCTGGGATTCGCCATCCCCAGCAGCGGGGCCAAGGCCATCATCGAGCAGCTCAAGAGCGGCAAGACCATCCAGCGCGGCTGGCTCGGCGTGAGCATCCGCGGGCTGAGCGAAACCGATGCCAAGGCACTGGGCATGAAGGAACCTGCGGGCGCACTGGTTGCCAGCGTGTTCGAAGGCGATCCGGCAGACCAGGCCGGCGTAAAGCAGGGTGACGTGATCATCGCCGTCAACGGCAAGGACGTTGCCGACAACGCCGAACTGCTGCGCAAGATCGCCACGCTCAAGCCCGGTGACAAGGCCCGCCTGACCATCTGGCGCGGCGGCCGCAAGCTGACCAGAACCGTGACCCTGGGCGAACGGACCACGGCCTCGGCAGCGCAGGCAAGACCCGGCAAGCCGCAGACCGCATCGGTCATGGGCATGCAGGTCCGGCCTGTGGCAAACAGGCAGGAAGCCAAGGCGCTTGGCCTCAAAAAGGCCGAAGGACTGGTCATCGTGGATATCGACCCAAGCTCCACGGCCTCCGAGGAAGGACTGCGCCAGGGCGACGTGATCATGCAGGCCAACCAGAAGCCCGTGAATTCCGCGTCCGAACTCGAGTCCATCGTCAAGGGCAGCAAGTCGCGCGGAGCCGTCATGTTCCTGCTCAAGCGACAGGGCCAGAACATCTTCATCGCCCTGCCCATCGACAAATAA
- a CDS encoding RNA recognition motif domain-containing protein, with product MAKSIYVGNLPWSSTEDEVRSAFAAHGEVLSVKLIEDRETGRPRGFGFVEMEDEGALAAIDALDGADFGGRNIKVNEARPRAERSPRW from the coding sequence ATGGCCAAAAGCATTTATGTTGGCAACCTGCCCTGGAGTTCCACCGAAGACGAAGTGCGTTCCGCCTTTGCCGCTCATGGTGAAGTCCTTTCCGTGAAATTGATTGAAGACCGTGAAACCGGCCGCCCGCGCGGATTCGGATTCGTGGAGATGGAAGACGAAGGCGCTCTGGCCGCTATCGACGCCCTGGACGGTGCCGATTTCGGCGGACGCAATATCAAGGTCAACGAGGCCCGGCCCCGCGCCGAACGCAGCCCTCGCTGGTAG
- the ispE gene encoding 4-(cytidine 5'-diphospho)-2-C-methyl-D-erythritol kinase — MSTTLTAPCKINLFLHIAGVREDGYHELNTLFLPVPSPGDTLEISPADSGMEIVCPEFPELETKGNLLHKAWDSFGRNTGFRPGIRVRLTKNIPMGAGLGGGSTDAAALLKWLNTQAGGNSLGKDALIALAARLGADIPFFLQDRPCLARGIGEDLTPVDPGIQGLHLLLVCPPVHVNTQWAYARWDALNAGRDVALRPRLTSWESNNKNSLPVQPQDVFNDFETPVFEKHPELRAIKDKLLDSGAIAAAMSGSGSTVFGLFRHEREAAEAARAFGKDAALLYMNRY; from the coding sequence ATGAGCACCACACTGACCGCGCCCTGCAAGATCAACCTGTTCCTGCACATCGCCGGAGTTCGCGAAGACGGATACCACGAGTTGAACACTCTGTTCCTGCCCGTGCCCTCCCCCGGTGATACGCTGGAAATATCACCTGCGGACAGCGGCATGGAAATCGTCTGCCCGGAATTCCCGGAACTGGAAACCAAAGGCAACCTGCTGCACAAGGCATGGGACTCCTTTGGCCGCAACACGGGCTTCCGGCCCGGCATCCGCGTCCGGCTGACCAAGAACATTCCCATGGGCGCGGGGCTCGGCGGCGGCAGCACCGACGCGGCAGCGCTGCTCAAATGGCTCAACACCCAGGCCGGCGGGAACTCGCTGGGCAAGGATGCGCTCATTGCACTGGCCGCCCGGCTCGGCGCGGATATCCCCTTTTTCCTTCAGGACCGGCCCTGTCTGGCGCGGGGAATCGGCGAGGACCTGACCCCGGTTGATCCGGGTATTCAAGGCCTGCATCTGCTGCTGGTCTGCCCCCCCGTGCACGTGAACACCCAGTGGGCATATGCCCGGTGGGACGCCCTGAATGCCGGACGGGACGTGGCCTTGCGCCCGCGCTTGACATCATGGGAATCAAATAATAAGAACTCACTTCCCGTTCAGCCGCAGGACGTGTTCAATGATTTTGAAACGCCGGTGTTCGAAAAACATCCGGAACTGCGGGCCATCAAGGACAAACTCCTTGACTCCGGCGCAATTGCGGCGGCCATGAGCGGGTCGGGATCGACCGTATTCGGCCTGTTCCGTCATGAGCGCGAAGCGGCAGAGGCCGCACGGGCGTTCGGCAAGGACGCAGCGCTTCTTTATATGAATAGGTACTGA
- a CDS encoding MetS family NSS transporter small subunit encodes MTTGAIFMLVFGLGITWGGAALCIRKAITSRK; translated from the coding sequence ATGACTACCGGAGCAATCTTCATGCTTGTTTTCGGGCTGGGTATCACCTGGGGCGGTGCCGCTCTCTGCATTCGCAAGGCCATAACCTCCCGTAAGTAG
- the tdh gene encoding L-threonine 3-dehydrogenase, which produces MKALVKSRAEQGIWMEQVPFPVCGHNDALIRITKTAICGTDIHIFNWDQWAQQTIPVPMVVGHEFVGEVIEIGGEVQGLKPGDRVSAEGHITCGYCRNCRAGKRHLCRNTVGVGVNRPGCFAEYLCVPAVNVFRIPDNISDDMASVLDPLGNAAHTALSFDLVGEDVLITGAGPIGMMAAAICRHVGARHVVITDVNDYRLELAGRMGATRTVNVTKESLESVMDDIGMVEGFDVGLEMSGNPSAFGDMLEKMNHGGKVALLGILPPDTAIDWNTVVFKGLFVKGIYGREMFETWYKMTSMLQSGLDIAPAITHHFAIDDYQEAFEVMRSGQSGKVILDWTR; this is translated from the coding sequence ATGAAGGCGCTGGTCAAGAGCAGGGCCGAGCAGGGCATCTGGATGGAGCAGGTTCCGTTTCCGGTCTGCGGCCACAATGACGCCCTGATCCGCATTACCAAGACCGCCATTTGCGGCACGGACATCCATATATTCAACTGGGACCAGTGGGCGCAGCAGACCATTCCGGTTCCCATGGTTGTGGGCCACGAGTTTGTGGGCGAAGTGATCGAGATCGGCGGCGAAGTGCAGGGACTCAAGCCCGGAGACCGTGTTTCCGCGGAAGGGCACATTACCTGCGGCTATTGCCGCAACTGCCGCGCGGGCAAGCGTCACCTGTGCCGCAATACCGTGGGCGTGGGCGTGAACAGGCCCGGTTGTTTTGCCGAGTATCTGTGCGTTCCGGCCGTGAACGTGTTCCGCATTCCCGACAATATTTCCGACGACATGGCCTCGGTGCTGGACCCGCTGGGCAATGCCGCGCATACCGCACTTTCCTTCGACCTTGTGGGAGAAGACGTGCTCATCACCGGGGCCGGGCCCATCGGCATGATGGCTGCGGCCATTTGCCGCCATGTGGGCGCGCGGCACGTCGTCATCACGGATGTGAACGACTACCGCCTTGAACTGGCCGGACGCATGGGCGCCACGCGCACGGTCAACGTCACCAAGGAGTCCCTTGAATCCGTCATGGACGATATCGGCATGGTGGAAGGATTCGACGTGGGGCTGGAGATGTCCGGCAATCCTTCGGCCTTTGGCGACATGTTGGAAAAGATGAACCACGGCGGCAAGGTGGCCCTGCTGGGCATTCTGCCGCCGGACACGGCCATCGACTGGAACACCGTGGTGTTCAAGGGCCTGTTCGTCAAGGGAATTTATGGCCGCGAGATGTTCGAGACATGGTACAAGATGACCTCCATGCTCCAGAGCGGCTTGGACATTGCCCCGGCCATCACGCACCATTTCGCCATTGATGACTACCAGGAGGCCTTTGAGGTCATGCGCTCCGGCCAGTCCGGCAAGGTCATTCTGGATTGGACCCGCTAG
- a CDS encoding glycosyltransferase: MVRIAWVNATKKWGGVKTWFLTFAREMRELGHENFVWARPGVFLDRCREELGHGKAVSFGPDFNPVSIGRFMAAFARARIDVLVINVGKDLTTAGVAARLLGIPVVQRIGLPGDIALKERTRRVHQWIRPHFLCPCRFIADGFLRNLPYVRPEDVHVVLNGKIPARSCTRPGTPRELVMTAQLIKTKRHEVVLEAMQGLENCRLNIVGTGDRDEELAALSRELGVDDRVVFSGFSKDVESVLARSDVFVLSSTSEGLPNTLLEAMACGVLPVSRDVGGVREVWPDELDEFLLPGNAGPAEFRDALRTVVALPDETLQAHKEQARTACAERFHLKKQARRFEAWLENLPR, translated from the coding sequence ATGGTGCGCATAGCCTGGGTCAATGCGACAAAGAAATGGGGCGGGGTCAAGACATGGTTTCTGACCTTTGCCCGCGAGATGCGCGAGCTGGGGCACGAGAATTTCGTGTGGGCCCGGCCCGGCGTGTTTCTGGACCGTTGCCGCGAGGAACTGGGACACGGCAAGGCCGTGTCGTTCGGCCCGGACTTCAACCCGGTTTCCATAGGCCGGTTCATGGCCGCGTTTGCCCGCGCGCGCATCGACGTGCTGGTCATCAACGTGGGCAAGGATCTGACCACGGCAGGCGTTGCGGCCCGGCTTTTGGGCATTCCGGTGGTGCAGCGCATCGGCCTGCCCGGAGACATCGCGCTCAAGGAGCGCACCCGGCGTGTACACCAATGGATTCGCCCGCATTTTCTGTGCCCGTGCCGCTTTATTGCGGACGGTTTTTTGCGCAACCTGCCCTATGTGCGGCCCGAGGACGTGCATGTGGTGCTCAACGGCAAGATTCCGGCCCGGTCCTGCACGCGGCCCGGCACTCCCCGTGAACTGGTCATGACCGCGCAACTCATCAAGACCAAACGGCACGAGGTGGTGCTGGAGGCCATGCAGGGACTGGAGAACTGCCGCCTGAACATCGTGGGCACCGGCGACCGCGACGAGGAACTGGCCGCCCTGAGCCGGGAACTGGGCGTGGACGACCGCGTGGTCTTCAGCGGGTTCAGCAAGGACGTGGAGTCCGTGCTTGCGCGTTCGGACGTGTTCGTGCTGTCCTCCACGAGCGAAGGCCTGCCCAATACGCTGCTGGAAGCCATGGCCTGCGGCGTGCTGCCCGTAAGCCGCGACGTGGGCGGGGTGCGCGAAGTCTGGCCCGACGAACTGGACGAATTTCTGCTGCCCGGCAATGCCGGTCCTGCCGAGTTCCGCGATGCCCTGCGTACGGTCGTGGCCCTGCCGGACGAGACCCTGCAAGCCCACAAGGAACAGGCCCGCACCGCGTGCGCGGAGCGCTTCCACCTCAAAAAACAGGCCCGCCGGTTCGAGGCGTGGCTCGAAAACCTGCCGCGCTGA
- the dgcA gene encoding N-acetyl-D-Glu racemase DgcA, with amino-acid sequence MPTEPLKIRTHVRSWPVAGKFTISRGSRTEAVVVEVHASMNGHTGRGECVPYARYRETVEGVVESIEAAGQKLSSPDNTMLQGLLPPGAARNGLDCALWDLRAKLEGRPAHELLGLATPKPAVTAYTISLDTPQGMGEKAAENSHRPLLKVKLGGDNDVQRIRAVHENAPDSKLIIDANEAWDDQEYNELSPILGSLGVVLIEQPFPAAKDDSLARLERPVPVCADESCHDRSDLPRLQGLYDVVNIKLDKTGGLTEGAALLREARKMGFGVMTGCMLGSSLAMAPALLLARDADFVDLDGPLLLKEDHAHGICYEENGTANPPIPALWG; translated from the coding sequence ATGCCGACCGAACCATTGAAAATACGCACCCATGTCCGCTCCTGGCCCGTGGCCGGAAAATTCACCATCTCCCGCGGCTCGCGCACCGAGGCCGTTGTCGTGGAGGTCCACGCCAGCATGAACGGCCATACCGGACGCGGCGAATGCGTGCCCTATGCGCGCTACCGGGAAACCGTGGAAGGCGTGGTGGAAAGCATCGAGGCCGCAGGGCAGAAACTTTCTTCACCGGACAATACCATGCTGCAGGGCCTGCTGCCCCCGGGTGCGGCCCGCAACGGATTGGATTGCGCGCTCTGGGACCTGCGGGCCAAGCTGGAAGGCCGCCCGGCGCACGAACTGCTGGGCCTTGCCACGCCCAAGCCCGCGGTTACGGCCTACACCATCAGTCTGGACACGCCGCAGGGCATGGGCGAAAAGGCTGCGGAAAACAGCCACCGCCCCCTGCTCAAGGTCAAGCTGGGCGGGGATAATGACGTGCAGCGCATCCGCGCCGTGCACGAAAACGCGCCAGACTCGAAACTGATCATCGACGCCAACGAAGCGTGGGATGATCAGGAATACAACGAGCTGAGCCCGATCCTCGGATCGCTGGGCGTGGTGCTCATCGAGCAGCCCTTTCCCGCCGCAAAGGATGATTCCCTCGCCCGTCTCGAACGCCCGGTCCCGGTCTGCGCGGATGAATCCTGCCACGACCGCAGCGACCTGCCCCGGTTGCAGGGCTTGTACGACGTGGTGAACATCAAGCTGGACAAGACCGGCGGCCTGACCGAAGGCGCGGCCCTGCTGCGCGAAGCCAGAAAAATGGGCTTTGGCGTGATGACCGGCTGCATGCTCGGTTCGTCGCTGGCCATGGCCCCGGCCCTGCTGCTGGCAAGGGATGCAGACTTCGTGGATCTGGACGGCCCGCTGCTGCTCAAGGAAGACCACGCACACGGCATTTGTTACGAGGAAAACGGAACGGCCAATCCGCCCATCCCGGCCCTGTGGGGATGA
- a CDS encoding sodium-dependent transporter, whose protein sequence is MQNRETWSSRAGFIMAAVGSAIGLGNIWRFPYMAYENGGGAFLIPYLIAMVTAGIPFMIMEFGLGHKFRGSAPRIFSSISRRWEWLGWLQVLVAFVIATYYVVVIAWAMCYFVFSFSQAWGASPADFFFKDYLHLTGSPLELGSINMPVLGASVLAWGVTFMAVFSGVRGGIERLNKVFMPLLFVMVLVFIGRGVMLPGAAEGLQWLFRPDFSAILDHQVWADAYGQIFYSLSVGFAIMLAYSSYLPKKSDVNNNATMTVFINCGFSMLGGLMVFSVLGYMAAQKGVAVSEVVSSGVGLAFITLPTAINLMPMPVFFGALFFLALTVAGLSSQVSITEAVVSTIVDKLDMTRKGASVVVCVLGFLISAVFTTGGGLLLLDIVDHFINNFGVLCCGLLEIVMISWFCKLGDLQEHVNSVSEFRVGTLWQVCLRFIAPIMMTYMVIMNFYTDLTKNYGDYSDTAIMAFGWAVLGVSLVLAFVLPSKEMAFAGYSGSNRNFLRRG, encoded by the coding sequence ATGCAAAACCGTGAAACGTGGAGTTCACGCGCGGGCTTCATCATGGCCGCTGTCGGTTCCGCTATCGGCCTCGGCAACATTTGGCGCTTCCCTTACATGGCGTATGAAAACGGCGGGGGCGCCTTTCTGATTCCCTACCTCATCGCCATGGTCACCGCAGGCATTCCGTTCATGATCATGGAATTCGGCCTCGGCCACAAATTCCGCGGCTCGGCGCCGAGGATTTTCTCCTCCATTTCCCGCCGCTGGGAATGGCTGGGCTGGCTGCAGGTTTTGGTGGCATTCGTCATCGCCACGTACTACGTGGTGGTCATCGCCTGGGCCATGTGCTATTTCGTGTTCTCTTTCTCGCAGGCCTGGGGCGCTTCCCCGGCCGACTTCTTTTTCAAGGACTACCTGCACCTGACCGGCTCGCCGCTGGAACTCGGCTCCATCAACATGCCCGTGCTCGGCGCTTCCGTGCTGGCGTGGGGCGTGACCTTCATGGCCGTGTTCTCGGGTGTTCGCGGCGGCATCGAGCGCCTGAACAAGGTGTTCATGCCGCTGCTGTTCGTGATGGTGCTGGTGTTCATCGGTCGCGGAGTCATGCTGCCCGGCGCTGCCGAAGGGCTGCAATGGCTGTTCCGTCCCGATTTTTCGGCCATCCTTGACCATCAGGTCTGGGCCGATGCCTATGGCCAGATTTTCTACAGCCTGTCCGTGGGCTTTGCCATCATGCTGGCCTATTCCAGCTACCTGCCCAAGAAATCCGACGTGAACAACAACGCCACCATGACCGTGTTCATCAACTGCGGGTTCTCTATGCTGGGCGGCCTCATGGTCTTCAGCGTGCTGGGATACATGGCCGCGCAAAAGGGCGTTGCGGTCAGCGAAGTCGTCAGTTCCGGCGTGGGGCTGGCCTTCATCACCCTGCCCACGGCCATCAACCTGATGCCCATGCCCGTGTTCTTCGGCGCGCTGTTCTTCCTTGCGCTGACCGTCGCGGGGCTGTCCTCGCAGGTTTCCATTACCGAGGCCGTTGTCTCCACCATCGTGGACAAGCTGGACATGACCCGCAAGGGCGCCTCCGTGGTCGTCTGCGTTCTGGGATTCCTGATCAGCGCGGTTTTTACCACGGGCGGCGGACTGTTGCTGCTGGACATCGTGGACCACTTCATCAACAACTTTGGCGTGCTTTGCTGCGGACTGCTGGAAATCGTCATGATCAGCTGGTTCTGCAAGCTGGGTGACCTGCAGGAACACGTCAACTCGGTCTCCGAATTCCGGGTGGGTACGCTGTGGCAGGTCTGCCTGCGTTTCATCGCGCCGATCATGATGACCTACATGGTGATCATGAATTTCTACACCGACCTGACCAAGAATTACGGCGACTATTCGGATACGGCCATCATGGCTTTCGGCTGGGCCGTGCTGGGCGTGAGCCTTGTGCTGGCATTCGTGCTGCCGAGCAAGGAAATGGCCTTTGCCGGATACTCCGGCTCCAACCGCAACTTCCTGAGGAGGGGCTAG
- a CDS encoding ribose-phosphate diphosphokinase, producing the protein MHGDLKIISGSANTQLSEAICEHLGCKLSPVLRETFSDGEIRIEIGENVRGDDVFVVQPTSSPVNFHLMELCLMLDALKRASASRVTAVVPYYGYARQDRKVVPRAPISAKMVADILSVAGMQRLVTIDLHAGQIQGFFNCPVDNLFAAPVLLEELRHRDDDMVIISPDAGGVERARAYAKRLGASLAIVDKRRDAPNQAQAMHIIGDVKDKVAVVIDDMIDTAGTMCAAANVIMDNGASDVIACATHPVLSGPAIQRLQDSAFSQVVVSDTIQLDETKKQCDKIMQVSTASLLAKAINNVHTESSVSVLFI; encoded by the coding sequence ATGCATGGCGACCTGAAGATCATCAGCGGTTCCGCGAACACACAGCTTTCCGAAGCCATCTGCGAACATCTGGGGTGCAAGCTCTCCCCCGTGCTTCGCGAAACATTCAGTGACGGTGAAATTCGCATCGAAATCGGCGAGAACGTGCGCGGCGACGACGTGTTCGTGGTCCAGCCCACCAGCTCCCCGGTCAACTTTCACCTTATGGAACTCTGCCTGATGCTCGACGCGCTCAAGCGTGCCAGTGCATCGCGCGTCACCGCCGTGGTGCCGTATTACGGCTATGCCCGGCAGGACCGCAAGGTGGTTCCCCGCGCTCCCATCAGCGCAAAAATGGTGGCGGACATCCTGTCCGTGGCGGGCATGCAGCGTCTGGTGACCATCGACCTGCACGCGGGCCAGATCCAGGGCTTCTTCAACTGTCCGGTGGACAACCTGTTTGCCGCCCCGGTGCTGCTGGAAGAACTGCGCCACCGCGACGACGACATGGTCATCATCTCCCCGGATGCGGGCGGCGTGGAGCGCGCCCGTGCCTACGCAAAACGCCTCGGCGCCTCGCTGGCCATCGTGGACAAACGCCGCGACGCGCCCAATCAGGCGCAGGCCATGCACATCATCGGCGACGTCAAGGACAAGGTGGCCGTGGTCATCGACGACATGATCGACACCGCCGGAACCATGTGCGCCGCCGCCAACGTGATCATGGACAACGGCGCCAGCGACGTCATCGCCTGTGCCACCCACCCGGTGCTTTCCGGGCCGGCCATTCAGCGTCTGCAAGACTCGGCCTTTTCACAGGTTGTGGTTTCGGACACAATCCAACTGGACGAGACCAAAAAGCAATGTGACAAAATCATGCAGGTTTCCACCGCATCCCTGCTGGCAAAAGCAATCAACAACGTACACACCGAATCGTCGGTGAGCGTTCTTTTCATCTAA
- a CDS encoding helix-turn-helix domain-containing protein — protein MKRRNAHKLVEEVALYIMTASHERLQQMTRYSIAESFCINECSLSTLFRKVTNTKLSEYMEREKMFRARVLLLREQFPTIEELSTGMGIAKVNHFRKKFRRTFIVPPGKYKKHVRTHPAGRILTDWETNNRGKRT, from the coding sequence ATGAAAAGACGCAATGCCCATAAGCTTGTCGAAGAAGTCGCCCTGTACATCATGACGGCGAGTCACGAACGGCTCCAACAGATGACCCGCTACTCCATCGCCGAATCGTTTTGCATCAACGAATGCAGCCTCTCCACCCTGTTTCGCAAGGTCACGAACACCAAGCTGTCGGAATACATGGAGCGGGAAAAAATGTTCCGCGCACGCGTGTTGCTCCTGCGCGAACAGTTTCCCACCATCGAGGAATTGTCCACGGGCATGGGTATCGCCAAGGTCAACCATTTCAGAAAGAAGTTTCGCAGGACGTTCATCGTCCCGCCGGGGAAATACAAAAAGCACGTCCGGACGCACCCGGCAGGCCGAATCCTGACCGACTGGGAAACGAACAACAGGGGAAAACGAACCTAA
- a CDS encoding 50S ribosomal protein L25 — translation MAKKLLKLSVAERKQTGKGPNRRLRATGMVPGVFYNQEGVNIPVKVERTPLQKAWAASGSTQVIDLEIDRDGKTENIKALIWRLKYDPVKPLPIHVDFFGVDVDKVLKVAVPFVLQGTSIGVKMGGMLEQYRDMCEIHAKPLDIPTEIVINIENLNMGDKIHVQDLEMPEGVEAIHEDNYAILTCLEPGAVPDFEEEEAEAAEAEAAEAAEGEAEAEAED, via the coding sequence ATGGCTAAAAAACTTCTGAAACTTTCCGTGGCCGAACGCAAGCAGACAGGCAAAGGTCCCAACCGCCGCCTGCGCGCCACCGGCATGGTTCCCGGCGTCTTCTACAATCAGGAAGGCGTGAATATCCCGGTCAAGGTCGAACGCACCCCGCTGCAGAAAGCATGGGCCGCCTCCGGTTCCACCCAGGTCATCGACCTGGAAATCGACCGCGACGGCAAGACTGAAAACATCAAGGCCCTGATCTGGCGTCTGAAGTACGACCCGGTCAAGCCCCTGCCCATTCACGTGGACTTCTTCGGCGTGGACGTGGACAAGGTGCTCAAGGTTGCCGTTCCCTTCGTGCTGCAAGGCACCTCCATCGGCGTCAAGATGGGCGGCATGCTGGAACAGTACCGCGACATGTGCGAAATCCACGCCAAGCCGCTGGACATTCCCACCGAAATCGTCATCAACATCGAGAACCTGAACATGGGCGACAAGATCCACGTTCAGGATCTGGAGATGCCCGAAGGCGTGGAAGCCATCCACGAGGACAACTACGCCATCCTCACCTGTCTGGAACCGGGCGCAGTTCCCGACTTCGAAGAGGAAGAAGCCGAAGCTGCCGAGGCCGAAGCTGCCGAGGCCGCCGAGGGCGAGGCCGAAGCCGAAGCTGAAGACTAG